The Deltaproteobacteria bacterium genome contains a region encoding:
- a CDS encoding PEGA domain-containing protein, whose translation MSIARAVAVAFTLALVHGSAAHGATVLLAPLGELGIKPDEARQVQRWLQAAFSGLPAHRILGPGRVERQLQKRSHLDCLERPRCVAQLARQVGAELVVTGDVGSVGGGFVVYLRLLDGEGRQLRAVSGVLDPRRAVRDAARELGYQLLLPERYVGALDVRVDVAGAWIYVDGRRLGRSPAPPLSGLAVGPHALRVTHPSYRDFVRFVKVELDGSLRVDVTLSAFPVLAREMRLTRPKVRPLTSRELPWYRRWWAVAAFGAVVTAATATVIAVIPRPVGRDAELVVRPK comes from the coding sequence ATGTCGATAGCTCGCGCGGTCGCGGTCGCCTTTACGCTGGCGCTCGTCCACGGGAGCGCGGCGCACGGAGCGACGGTGCTCCTCGCACCCCTCGGAGAGCTCGGCATCAAACCCGACGAGGCGCGGCAGGTGCAGCGGTGGCTCCAGGCGGCGTTCAGCGGGCTGCCCGCGCACCGCATCCTCGGCCCGGGACGGGTCGAGCGGCAGCTCCAGAAACGCTCGCACCTCGATTGCCTCGAGCGACCTCGCTGCGTGGCGCAGCTCGCGCGACAGGTCGGCGCGGAGCTCGTGGTGACAGGCGACGTGGGAAGCGTGGGCGGAGGGTTCGTGGTCTACCTCCGGCTCCTCGACGGAGAGGGGCGGCAGCTCCGTGCGGTGAGCGGAGTGCTCGACCCGAGGCGGGCGGTGCGCGACGCGGCTCGAGAGCTCGGCTACCAGCTCCTGCTCCCCGAACGCTACGTGGGGGCGCTCGACGTGCGGGTCGACGTGGCCGGGGCGTGGATCTACGTGGATGGCCGACGTCTGGGCCGCAGTCCGGCGCCGCCGCTCAGCGGCCTCGCCGTCGGGCCGCACGCCCTGCGCGTGACGCACCCGTCCTATCGCGACTTCGTGCGCTTCGTGAAGGTGGAGCTCGACGGCTCGCTGCGGGTGGACGTCACGCTCTCGGCCTTCCCGGTGCTGGCCCGCGAGATGCGGCTCACGCGCCCCAAGGTGCGGCCGCTGACGAGCCGGGAGCTCCCCTGGTACCGACGCTGGTGGGCGGTGGCGGCCTTCGGGGCGGTAGTTACGGCGGCGACGGCCACGGTGATCGCGGTTATCCCGCGCCCCGTGGGCCGGGACGCCGAGCTCGTGGTGCGGCCGAAGTAG
- a CDS encoding PEGA domain-containing protein, with amino-acid sequence MPSSLAGAALGLLLVVGAAGSARAGRVAVFRIDPLGVDPQIVARLEGLLRMELGRLVDAAMPSPRRLQALMARAPRLQNCTGEVACLVEVGRLLGVEQVISGNVGGLAERFVLNVKLVDVASQKEVRRIQEAMSGEPDQLIEAVRVAAYGLVAPEKLLGALTVLANVPGAQVHLDGRLLGVTPLSTQHGLKVGSATLRLSKDGYTDAIQTVQVRFQKTAQVVVTLEQPRLGPKRRSSRPRVRPVPWYTRWWFWTAVGVVAAGLGTGLGFAFSSSRAINCDAEPARCR; translated from the coding sequence ATGCCCTCTAGTCTGGCTGGCGCCGCCCTCGGGCTCCTGCTCGTCGTCGGAGCTGCGGGAAGCGCGCGCGCCGGTCGGGTGGCGGTCTTCCGCATCGATCCGCTCGGCGTGGACCCGCAGATCGTGGCGCGGCTCGAGGGGCTTCTGCGCATGGAGCTCGGGCGGCTCGTGGACGCGGCCATGCCGTCGCCCCGCCGGCTCCAGGCCCTGATGGCGCGCGCGCCGCGGCTGCAGAACTGCACCGGTGAGGTGGCGTGCCTGGTCGAGGTGGGGCGCCTCCTCGGCGTCGAGCAGGTCATCTCGGGGAACGTCGGCGGGCTGGCCGAGCGCTTCGTGCTCAACGTGAAGCTGGTCGACGTCGCGTCGCAGAAGGAGGTACGGCGCATTCAAGAGGCCATGAGCGGCGAACCGGACCAGCTCATCGAGGCGGTGCGCGTGGCCGCCTACGGGCTCGTCGCGCCCGAGAAGCTCCTCGGCGCCCTGACGGTGCTGGCCAACGTGCCGGGGGCGCAGGTGCATCTGGATGGCCGCCTGCTCGGGGTGACCCCCTTGTCCACGCAGCACGGGCTCAAGGTGGGCTCGGCGACGTTGCGGCTGAGCAAGGACGGCTACACCGACGCGATCCAGACCGTCCAGGTCCGGTTCCAGAAGACGGCGCAGGTGGTGGTGACGCTCGAGCAGCCCCGACTCGGGCCGAAGCGTCGGTCCAGCCGGCCACGCGTGCGTCCGGTGCCCTGGTACACCCGCTGGTGGTTCTGGACCGCGGTAGGGGTCGTGGCGGCCGGGCTAGGCACGGGACTCGGCTTCGCCTTCTCGAGCAGCCGGGCCATCAACTGCGACGCGGAGCCCGCGCGATGTCGATAG
- a CDS encoding ArsA family ATPase: MLDRRLVIIGGKGGVGRTTVAVALGTALARRGRRTLLAHVRCKQRLSQLLGGGEVGEEIVAVEPNLWAVNMNPQAAIREMGIMVLKFRTVYKAVLENRMVRYFLRALPALEEYSMIGKAWYHTTELVSGRPRFDTVVFDGPATGHLVSMLRIPQVILDAVPEGPLTGDARKAREMLSDPEQTCMWITTLAEEMPVSESLDLYRSARSELQIDVDRLVVNALYPAELDEDATLSGALDAVRDGVGDDRDLRHLVASAETLRARRRINREYLDRLAVRLPVPRIELPHLFVPRLDRAAIDQLSERIEAEL, translated from the coding sequence ATGCTCGATAGGCGACTCGTCATCATCGGAGGCAAGGGGGGCGTGGGGCGAACCACCGTGGCGGTGGCGCTCGGGACCGCACTCGCGCGCCGGGGGCGACGCACGCTCCTCGCCCACGTGCGCTGCAAGCAGCGGCTCTCTCAGCTCCTCGGCGGCGGCGAGGTCGGCGAGGAGATCGTCGCCGTGGAGCCCAACCTCTGGGCCGTGAACATGAACCCCCAGGCCGCGATCCGCGAGATGGGGATCATGGTGCTCAAGTTCCGCACGGTCTACAAGGCGGTCCTCGAGAACCGCATGGTGCGCTACTTCCTCAGGGCGCTCCCGGCGCTCGAGGAATACTCGATGATCGGCAAGGCCTGGTACCACACGACCGAGCTCGTCTCCGGCCGCCCGCGCTTCGACACGGTGGTCTTCGACGGACCCGCGACGGGCCATCTGGTCAGCATGCTGCGCATCCCGCAGGTCATCCTGGACGCCGTCCCCGAGGGGCCGCTCACGGGGGACGCGCGCAAGGCCCGCGAGATGCTCTCGGACCCCGAGCAGACCTGCATGTGGATCACCACGCTCGCCGAGGAGATGCCGGTGAGCGAATCGCTCGACCTCTACCGCTCCGCGCGGAGCGAGCTGCAGATCGACGTGGACCGGCTGGTCGTGAACGCCCTCTATCCCGCGGAGCTCGACGAGGACGCGACGCTCTCGGGGGCGCTGGACGCCGTGCGCGACGGCGTGGGGGACGACCGGGACCTCCGACACCTCGTCGCGTCGGCGGAGACCTTGCGCGCGCGCCGGCGCATCAATCGCGAGTACCTCGACCGCCTGGCCGTGCGCCTGCCCGTGCCGCGGATCGAGCTGCCGCACCTCTTCGTCCCGCGGCTCGACCGCGCCGCGATCGACCAGCTCTCGGAGCGCATCGAAGCCGAGCTCTGA
- a CDS encoding MBL fold metallo-hydrolase: MFFVRFWGVRGSIPVPGPSTMHFGGNTPCVEVRAGSEILIFDGGTGLRALGAQLAPEMPIVARMFFSHFHWDHIQGFPFFAPAFMKGNRFDLFGARKLSSTIAETLAGQMNYPNFPVSLGEMAAQMSFHDLREGESVACGDAVITTVALNHPGGCFGYRVDFGGHAVVIATDTEHYSVLDQKLVNLCDGADVLVYDAMYTPQEYAGSDLLFARTGWGHSTWEEGIKVARAARVRKLVLFHHDPDHDDNKVRQIEADCRRVFPESLAAYEGLVLQIA, translated from the coding sequence ATGTTCTTCGTCCGCTTCTGGGGTGTGCGGGGGAGCATCCCCGTGCCGGGACCTTCGACCATGCACTTCGGGGGCAACACGCCGTGCGTCGAGGTGCGCGCCGGCTCCGAGATCCTGATCTTCGACGGAGGGACGGGGCTGCGGGCTCTCGGCGCGCAGCTCGCGCCGGAGATGCCCATCGTGGCGCGGATGTTCTTCAGCCACTTCCACTGGGACCACATCCAGGGCTTCCCCTTCTTCGCGCCGGCCTTCATGAAGGGGAACCGCTTCGACCTCTTCGGCGCGCGCAAGCTGTCGTCGACGATCGCCGAGACCCTCGCGGGGCAGATGAACTACCCGAACTTCCCGGTGAGCCTCGGGGAGATGGCGGCGCAGATGAGCTTTCACGACCTGCGCGAGGGGGAATCGGTCGCTTGTGGGGACGCGGTGATCACGACCGTCGCGCTGAATCACCCCGGCGGCTGCTTCGGCTATCGGGTGGACTTCGGCGGCCACGCGGTGGTGATCGCGACGGATACCGAGCACTACTCGGTGCTCGACCAGAAGCTCGTGAACCTCTGCGACGGGGCCGACGTGCTGGTCTACGACGCGATGTACACGCCGCAGGAGTACGCAGGGAGCGACCTGCTCTTCGCGCGCACCGGCTGGGGGCACAGCACCTGGGAGGAGGGGATCAAGGTGGCGCGCGCGGCGCGGGTGCGAAAGCTCGTGCTCTTCCACCACGACCCGGACCACGACGACAACAAGGTGCGCCAGATCGAGGCCGACTGTCGGCGGGTCTTCCCCGAGTCGCTCGCGGCCTACGAGGGCCTGGTGCTGCAGATCGCTTGA
- the can gene encoding carbonate dehydratase has protein sequence MRILRECFAANRAWAAARTENDPAFFERLSAIQRPALLWIGCSDSRVSPNELIGRDPGEVFVHRNVANVVVHTDMNCLSVLQYGVEVLGVRHVVVCGHYGCGGVLASLQPTPLGLIDNWLRHIRDVHMAHRRELDAIVDEEARADRLCELNVAEQVANVCHTTIVQDAWRRGCELAVHGWIFSLADGLLRDLDLCIEGPDQIPSVFRME, from the coding sequence ATGCGCATCCTTCGCGAGTGCTTCGCTGCCAACCGGGCGTGGGCCGCGGCGCGCACCGAGAATGACCCCGCCTTCTTCGAGCGGCTGAGCGCGATCCAGCGGCCGGCGCTGCTCTGGATCGGCTGCTCCGACAGCCGGGTCTCGCCGAACGAGCTCATCGGTCGGGACCCGGGCGAGGTCTTCGTGCACCGGAACGTGGCCAACGTGGTGGTGCACACCGACATGAACTGCCTGAGCGTCCTGCAGTACGGCGTGGAGGTCCTCGGGGTGCGGCACGTCGTCGTCTGCGGGCACTACGGCTGCGGCGGGGTGCTCGCCTCCCTGCAGCCCACGCCGCTCGGGCTGATCGACAACTGGCTGCGCCACATCCGCGACGTGCACATGGCGCACCGGCGAGAGCTCGACGCCATCGTCGACGAAGAGGCGCGCGCGGACCGCCTGTGCGAGCTGAACGTCGCCGAGCAGGTGGCCAACGTCTGCCACACCACGATCGTTCAGGACGCCTGGCGTCGCGGCTGCGAGCTCGCGGTGCACGGCTGGATCTTCTCGCTCGCCGACGGGCTGCTGCGCGACCTGGACCTGTGCATCGAGGGCCCGGACCAGATCCCGTCCGTCTTTCGCATGGAGTAG
- a CDS encoding class I SAM-dependent rRNA methyltransferase — translation MARLIVKRGRAKPLWYGHPWVYAQAVERVEGSYEPGGVVDVIDPSGAFIGRALANPRSSIVARILSRDPNEHIDRELLRRRLAAALAVRARLGLPGQGTDAYRLVNSEGDGLPGLVVDVYGKSLAVQFTALGLYRLADAIVTLLRELLEPERIVQIGAGAYAQTEGIPATTHLLHGEGGEVVVSENGVRYGVDLLGGQKTGLYCDQRLNRALVASLSRGQRVLDCYSYVGGFALNALHGGALEVTAVDASGRAVAAAQRNAELNGVALPVVEADVFRYLAEVPRGSVDLTIVDPPKFARSRRELDAALKGHRKLHRAALRTVRDGGLLASACCSQLVTVDELRRTLAAAALDERRRVRLLQVLGAGPDHPTLPGFPEGEYLKFLLCEVTS, via the coding sequence ATGGCGCGGCTCATCGTCAAACGCGGACGCGCGAAGCCCCTCTGGTACGGGCACCCCTGGGTCTACGCGCAGGCCGTCGAGCGCGTGGAGGGGAGCTACGAGCCGGGGGGCGTGGTGGACGTCATCGACCCGAGCGGCGCCTTCATCGGGCGGGCGCTCGCGAACCCGCGTTCGAGCATCGTGGCCCGCATCCTTTCGCGCGATCCGAACGAGCACATCGACCGCGAGCTCCTGCGTCGCCGCCTCGCCGCGGCGCTGGCGGTGCGCGCGCGCCTCGGGCTCCCCGGCCAGGGAACCGACGCCTACCGGCTGGTCAACTCCGAGGGAGACGGCCTCCCCGGGCTGGTCGTGGACGTCTACGGCAAGAGCCTGGCGGTGCAGTTCACGGCGCTCGGACTCTATCGCCTGGCCGACGCGATCGTGACCCTGCTGCGCGAGCTCCTGGAGCCCGAGCGTATCGTGCAGATCGGCGCCGGGGCCTACGCCCAGACCGAGGGGATCCCTGCCACCACGCACCTGCTCCACGGCGAGGGGGGCGAGGTCGTGGTGTCCGAGAACGGCGTGCGCTACGGCGTGGACCTCCTCGGGGGGCAGAAGACGGGCCTCTACTGCGACCAGCGGCTGAATCGCGCGCTCGTGGCGAGCCTCTCCCGTGGCCAGCGCGTGCTCGACTGCTACAGCTACGTGGGGGGCTTCGCTCTCAACGCGCTTCACGGCGGCGCGCTCGAGGTCACGGCGGTAGACGCCTCGGGGCGGGCGGTCGCGGCGGCGCAGAGGAACGCCGAGCTCAACGGCGTGGCGCTCCCCGTGGTCGAGGCGGACGTGTTCCGCTACCTGGCCGAGGTGCCGCGCGGCAGCGTGGACCTCACGATCGTCGACCCTCCCAAGTTCGCCCGCTCGCGCCGCGAGCTGGACGCCGCGCTCAAGGGGCACCGCAAGCTGCATCGCGCGGCCCTCCGCACGGTGCGAGACGGGGGCCTCCTGGCGAGCGCCTGCTGCTCGCAGCTCGTGACCGTCGACGAGCTGCGCCGGACGCTCGCCGCCGCGGCTCTCGACGAGCGCCGACGCGTGCGCCTGCTCCAGGTCCTCGGGGCGGGGCCCGATCACCCCACGCTCCCGGGCTTCCCCGAGGGCGAGTACCTCAAGTTCCTCCTCTGCGAGGTGACGAGTTGA
- a CDS encoding MBL fold metallo-hydrolase gives MSRAIPPSYRGQPRVVNSRGFCNTSRVALFVDLPAGYDALALRTPTLPPVAHTNCYVIGHRQAIVVDPGSPYAPEQARLLERLHRLRGSGGALQAILLTHHHKDHVGGVLALATALKVPVAAHAETLARLAELGRAPCTPRELFEGSVLEVDGRSIEVLHTPGHAPGHLCLYERASGALLAGDMVPGIGTTLIDPSEGDMGEYLAQLERLAALEPGVILPSHGPVKRDGAAWIRKLIQHRLMREAKVRAALDTQGQALETVARLAYPEVPPFLGPLAVRSALAHLIKLEREGHARRTARGEWQASPPRSPAG, from the coding sequence ATGAGCCGCGCCATCCCCCCCTCGTACCGCGGCCAGCCTCGGGTGGTCAACTCTCGCGGCTTCTGCAACACTTCGCGCGTGGCGCTCTTCGTCGATCTCCCCGCGGGCTACGACGCCCTCGCCCTGCGCACGCCGACCCTCCCGCCGGTCGCGCACACCAACTGCTACGTGATCGGGCACCGGCAGGCGATCGTGGTGGACCCCGGCTCCCCCTACGCTCCCGAGCAGGCGCGGCTGCTCGAGCGGCTTCACCGGCTGCGCGGCAGCGGCGGCGCGCTCCAGGCCATTCTGCTCACGCACCATCACAAGGACCACGTGGGCGGCGTTCTGGCCCTGGCGACCGCGCTGAAGGTGCCGGTGGCGGCGCACGCGGAGACCCTCGCGCGCCTCGCGGAGCTGGGTCGCGCGCCCTGTACCCCGCGCGAGCTCTTCGAGGGCTCGGTCCTCGAGGTCGACGGGCGCAGCATCGAGGTCCTGCACACCCCCGGACACGCCCCGGGGCACCTCTGCCTCTACGAACGCGCGAGCGGCGCACTCCTGGCGGGGGACATGGTGCCCGGTATCGGGACGACGTTGATCGATCCCAGCGAAGGGGACATGGGCGAGTACCTGGCCCAGCTCGAGCGGCTCGCCGCGCTCGAGCCGGGCGTGATCCTTCCGTCCCACGGGCCGGTGAAGCGCGACGGCGCCGCCTGGATCCGCAAGCTCATCCAGCACCGCCTCATGCGCGAGGCGAAGGTGCGCGCCGCGCTGGATACCCAGGGCCAGGCCCTCGAGACCGTCGCCCGGCTCGCGTACCCGGAGGTGCCCCCCTTCCTAGGGCCCCTCGCGGTACGCTCCGCGCTGGCCCACCTGATCAAGCTGGAGCGCGAAGGCCACGCGCGCCGCACCGCCCGCGGGGAGTGGCAGGCCTCGCCGCCGCGATCCCCGGCCGGGTGA
- a CDS encoding pyruvate flavodoxin/ferredoxin oxidoreductase: MTHSAPRELASGNAMVARGALDAGCRFFSGYPITPSSEIYQVMMHELPRRGGLGLAASDEISALAYCVGASMAGYRAMTATSGPGFSLMIETIQYAVMTEIPVVVAFVQRLGPSTGGATQGGQGDVLLAEHCTSGGYTIPVFAPGDARQCYELTTWAFHWAERLRSPVVLLSDKEVGMTIEGIAPDGLRAHPVAARRPFVGAVPYVPYACDCPTEVPDFAPVGGASRVVATGSAHDPQGRLRKNAPEVLAILRRLEEKVRAHAEELILVDAEPVENAETLVVSYGVSARAARQACRALRAKGRRVAFLQLLTLYPVPERQVLEAAKGCRHVVVVEENLSGLYAGVLEAAIGRERLVRHGGLGAPITPAELVARVEVLG; the protein is encoded by the coding sequence ATGACGCATTCCGCCCCGCGCGAGCTCGCCTCGGGAAACGCGATGGTGGCACGCGGCGCGCTCGACGCCGGGTGCCGCTTCTTCAGCGGCTATCCGATCACCCCCTCGAGCGAGATCTATCAGGTGATGATGCACGAGCTGCCGCGCCGCGGCGGGCTCGGACTCGCCGCCTCCGACGAGATCTCGGCCCTGGCCTACTGCGTGGGCGCCTCGATGGCCGGCTACCGAGCCATGACGGCTACCTCGGGACCCGGCTTCAGCCTGATGATCGAGACCATCCAGTACGCGGTGATGACCGAGATCCCCGTGGTGGTGGCCTTCGTGCAGCGCCTCGGACCCTCGACGGGCGGCGCGACGCAAGGCGGCCAGGGGGACGTGCTCCTGGCCGAGCACTGCACCTCGGGAGGCTACACGATCCCCGTCTTCGCCCCCGGCGACGCGCGCCAGTGCTACGAGCTCACCACCTGGGCCTTTCACTGGGCCGAGCGACTGCGCTCGCCGGTCGTGCTCCTCTCGGACAAGGAGGTCGGGATGACCATCGAGGGGATCGCCCCCGACGGCCTGCGCGCCCACCCGGTCGCCGCGCGCCGCCCCTTCGTGGGGGCCGTCCCCTACGTCCCGTACGCGTGCGATTGCCCGACAGAGGTCCCCGACTTCGCCCCCGTCGGCGGCGCCTCGCGCGTGGTGGCCACCGGCTCGGCCCACGACCCGCAAGGGCGCCTGCGCAAGAACGCCCCCGAGGTGCTCGCCATCCTGCGACGGCTCGAGGAGAAGGTGCGCGCGCACGCCGAGGAGCTGATCCTCGTGGACGCCGAGCCGGTCGAGAACGCCGAGACCCTCGTCGTGAGCTACGGCGTCTCCGCGCGGGCCGCCCGGCAGGCCTGCCGCGCGCTGCGGGCCAAGGGCCGCCGCGTGGCGTTCCTGCAGCTCCTGACGCTCTACCCGGTCCCCGAGAGGCAGGTGCTCGAGGCCGCGAAGGGCTGCCGGCACGTCGTGGTCGTGGAGGAGAATCTCTCGGGGCTCTACGCGGGTGTCCTCGAGGCCGCCATCGGACGCGAGCGGCTCGTGCGGCACGGCGGCCTCGGTGCGCCGATCACCCCGGCCGAGCTCGTCGCGCGCGTGGAGGTGCTCGGATGA
- a CDS encoding 2-oxoacid:acceptor oxidoreductase family protein, whose translation MTNPTLRTDLPLPYCKGCGHALVLKALGAALDELALPADQVAVVTDIGCVGLADDQFATPHTIHTTHGRSTAFAAGISLADAVLGPAGLKTVVLIGDGGAMIGLLHLVQAALYNPDVTVIVHNNFLFGMTGGQGSSFSPMDFVTATTPVGNFVPPLDLAQVLLASRAPFVARKVAGDRDLTRTLADAIAHPGFAMVEVLELCTAHATRHNPLTGAKLKDVAEQAGYGLGLLRDAPRPTFGTAYRAQAEKLAAKKRSPELPAGPVASLDRRVGLVLAGTAGERVQSAAGLLAEAALAAGLHVTQKNDNPVTQGTGFSVSEVVLSPEPILFTGIEAPDAVLVVSQDGAKELARSGVYGRVTAATRLFADESVTLPELPCAVERHPFRQTAGPKRAALAAVARLLGTEPLVPRETFLAASDLRHGKEASELRALLDPLLG comes from the coding sequence ATGACGAACCCCACGCTGCGCACCGACCTCCCCCTCCCCTACTGCAAGGGGTGCGGCCACGCGCTCGTGCTGAAGGCGCTGGGCGCGGCCCTCGACGAGCTCGCGCTGCCGGCCGATCAGGTGGCCGTCGTGACGGACATCGGCTGCGTGGGGCTGGCCGACGACCAGTTCGCCACGCCGCACACCATTCACACCACGCACGGGCGCTCCACCGCCTTCGCCGCCGGGATCTCGCTCGCCGACGCCGTCCTCGGCCCGGCGGGGCTCAAGACCGTGGTGCTGATCGGGGACGGTGGTGCGATGATCGGCCTGCTCCACCTCGTGCAGGCCGCGCTCTACAACCCCGACGTGACGGTCATCGTGCACAACAACTTCCTCTTCGGCATGACCGGCGGCCAGGGCTCGTCCTTTTCGCCCATGGACTTCGTCACGGCCACCACGCCCGTCGGAAACTTCGTGCCGCCGCTCGACCTGGCGCAGGTGCTCCTCGCCAGCCGCGCCCCCTTCGTCGCGCGCAAGGTGGCGGGCGACCGGGACCTGACGCGCACGCTGGCCGACGCTATCGCGCACCCGGGCTTCGCCATGGTGGAGGTGCTCGAGCTCTGCACGGCCCACGCCACGCGCCATAACCCGCTCACGGGCGCCAAGCTGAAGGACGTGGCCGAGCAGGCGGGCTACGGCCTCGGGCTCCTGCGCGACGCGCCGCGGCCCACCTTCGGCACGGCGTATCGCGCGCAGGCCGAGAAGCTCGCCGCGAAGAAGCGGTCACCGGAGCTCCCGGCGGGACCCGTCGCGAGTTTGGACCGCCGGGTGGGCCTGGTCCTCGCCGGCACCGCAGGAGAGCGCGTGCAGTCGGCCGCCGGGCTCCTGGCCGAGGCCGCGCTGGCCGCGGGGCTGCACGTGACCCAGAAGAACGACAACCCCGTCACACAGGGCACGGGCTTCTCTGTCTCCGAGGTGGTGCTCTCCCCCGAGCCGATCCTCTTCACGGGGATCGAGGCGCCGGACGCGGTGCTGGTCGTGTCGCAGGACGGCGCGAAGGAACTGGCTCGTTCCGGCGTCTACGGGCGCGTGACCGCCGCGACGCGGCTCTTCGCCGACGAGAGCGTGACGCTGCCCGAGCTTCCGTGCGCGGTCGAGCGCCACCCGTTCCGCCAGACCGCGGGACCCAAGCGCGCCGCCCTCGCCGCCGTGGCGCGGCTCCTCGGCACCGAGCCCCTCGTGCCGCGCGAGACCTTCCTCGCCGCCAGCGACCTGCGGCACGGCAAGGAGGCCTCCGAGCTGCGCGCGCTCCTCGACCCCTTGCTGGGTTAG
- a CDS encoding polysaccharide deacetylase family protein produces MLVRHRPLAGLALGALFGLTACVPRSEEGTPSATCPGGKCDEATPVEALSQREKERLCVPPSIMLHSKNLAGLKSQLIPWLVEQGYATITYADYARILDGTLKRPRRAVILSIDDVPTDWIRSEFKSMVAELLKAKLTTALAVNTTQAPEAQKPSPTAPWQVLRDWQAAGIELDSHGTEHLNQKYWAARALEGSRLGDERLRYLIDESFRRLEVGLGRAPMALILPFGIPEAETPELEVVRARVREAGGDRAGRFIVGIPKGRLVAHRRDAAGTVTIDYPVFVGRVEIQSTRDRTAWEIVHWYRNTPACQGLEEGIRDGGVLDGGRCETGACDAGPHDAAPHDAYRPDGAKRDARRPDGAPRDAAPRDAGVPDQALPDARTRDAGSPSAR; encoded by the coding sequence ATGCTCGTTCGCCACCGGCCCCTCGCGGGCCTCGCTCTCGGCGCGCTCTTCGGCCTGACCGCCTGCGTCCCTCGGAGCGAGGAGGGGACGCCGAGCGCCACCTGCCCCGGGGGAAAGTGCGACGAGGCGACCCCCGTCGAGGCGCTCTCGCAGCGCGAGAAGGAGCGGCTCTGCGTGCCGCCCTCGATCATGCTGCACTCGAAGAACCTGGCCGGGCTCAAGAGCCAGCTCATCCCGTGGCTCGTCGAGCAGGGCTACGCCACCATCACCTACGCCGATTACGCGCGCATCCTCGACGGGACGCTGAAGCGACCGCGACGCGCGGTGATCCTCTCCATCGACGACGTGCCGACCGACTGGATCCGCTCCGAGTTCAAATCCATGGTGGCAGAGCTCCTCAAGGCCAAGCTCACCACCGCGCTGGCGGTCAACACCACGCAAGCCCCCGAGGCGCAGAAGCCGAGCCCCACAGCCCCGTGGCAGGTTCTGCGCGACTGGCAGGCCGCGGGGATCGAGCTCGACTCGCACGGCACCGAGCACCTCAACCAGAAGTACTGGGCCGCGCGCGCCCTCGAGGGCAGCCGGCTCGGCGACGAGCGCCTGCGCTACCTCATCGACGAATCGTTTCGGCGGCTCGAGGTGGGCCTGGGACGGGCCCCGATGGCGCTCATCCTCCCCTTCGGCATTCCGGAGGCCGAGACCCCCGAGCTCGAGGTGGTGCGAGCGCGCGTGCGCGAGGCCGGCGGCGACCGCGCCGGTCGCTTCATCGTGGGCATCCCGAAGGGCCGCCTCGTGGCCCACCGCCGCGACGCCGCGGGCACGGTCACGATCGACTATCCCGTCTTCGTCGGCCGCGTGGAGATCCAGAGCACCAGGGACCGCACGGCCTGGGAGATCGTCCACTGGTATCGGAACACGCCGGCCTGCCAGGGCCTGGAAGAAGGGATCCGCGACGGCGGGGTTCTCGACGGGGGCCGCTGCGAGACCGGCGCCTGCGATGCGGGTCCGCACGACGCCGCACCGCACGACGCGTACCGGCCCGACGGCGCAAAGCGCGACGCCCGCCGTCCCGACGGCGCACCGCGCGACGCTGCGCCCCGCGACGCAGGCGTGCCCGATCAGGCCCTGCCCGACGCCCGCACGCGCGACGCCGGTTCCCCTTCCGCCCGATAG